In the genome of Caldalkalibacillus thermarum, one region contains:
- a CDS encoding DUF1405 domain-containing protein, translated as MIKLTYTWMISWLGRRSTLWTLLVINSLGTLYGYYWYKNQLAVTDWYLLPFVPDSPTASLFFCFVLVAFILGKRWPFVEAFAAVTLVKYGVWATVMIIWTGLLGGELTWEHYMLIFSHIGMAVEALLFIPYFSFRLPHLLLVGIWTLTNDVFDYTLGIFPWLDYRLHPYLSEIYAFTVCLSLISLALFYLLVVRKKQV; from the coding sequence ATGATCAAGTTAACTTACACATGGATGATAAGCTGGTTGGGCCGTCGTTCAACCTTGTGGACGTTACTGGTCATTAATTCATTAGGAACGTTATATGGCTATTACTGGTACAAAAATCAGTTAGCGGTCACTGACTGGTATTTGTTGCCCTTTGTCCCCGACAGTCCGACCGCAAGTTTATTTTTTTGTTTTGTTCTGGTGGCCTTCATACTGGGAAAACGGTGGCCGTTTGTGGAAGCATTTGCAGCCGTCACTTTGGTCAAATATGGTGTCTGGGCCACGGTCATGATCATCTGGACGGGTCTTTTGGGCGGGGAATTGACCTGGGAGCATTACATGCTGATTTTTTCCCATATTGGCATGGCAGTGGAAGCTTTACTATTCATCCCTTATTTCAGTTTCAGGCTGCCCCATTTGCTGCTGGTGGGGATATGGACTTTAACCAATGATGTGTTCGATTACACATTAGGTATTTTCCCGTGGTTGGATTACAGACTTCATCCGTATTTGTCAGAGATTTATGCTTTTACAGTTTGTTTGAGTTTAATCAGTTTGGCCCTCTTTTATCTTCTTGTGGTTCGAAAAAAACAGGTCTAA
- a CDS encoding QcrA and Rieske domain-containing protein codes for MSDKEQQQVSRRQFLNYTLMGVGGFLVSATITPMIRFAIDPVLKVGEDREMVPVGDISEFGKEYKRVDFKLLIKDGWAEYERLHSAWVRVLDNGEVQALSPVCTHLGCTVQWDTHDDYPNHFFCPCHDGLYDENGINIPGTPPTRPLDVYEYEVGEDGKLYLGRAVPREELG; via the coding sequence ATGAGTGACAAAGAGCAACAGCAGGTGTCTAGACGGCAATTTCTGAACTACACCTTAATGGGCGTCGGCGGTTTCCTTGTCTCAGCGACGATCACTCCCATGATCCGCTTTGCCATAGACCCTGTCTTAAAAGTCGGCGAGGATCGGGAGATGGTTCCTGTTGGCGACATTTCTGAATTCGGTAAAGAATACAAACGGGTCGATTTTAAGTTGCTGATCAAGGACGGTTGGGCCGAATACGAAAGATTGCACTCCGCCTGGGTCAGAGTGTTGGACAACGGTGAAGTACAAGCTTTGTCTCCTGTTTGTACGCACTTAGGGTGCACTGTACAATGGGACACCCACGATGATTATCCCAATCACTTCTTCTGTCCGTGCCATGACGGGTTATACGATGAAAACGGCATTAACATTCCCGGTACGCCGCCAACGCGCCCGCTTGATGTCTACGAGTATGAAGTGGGGGAAGACGGCAAACTGTATCTAGGTCGAGCAGTGCCACGAGAGGAGTTGGGATAA
- a CDS encoding biotin--[acetyl-CoA-carboxylase] ligase: MMNEIRKQLLHELLKSRGFVSGEELSQKLSVSRTAIWKHIEELRKEGYQIEAVRKQGYRLVAEPKSLSPSSIISHLQTTWLGQNLHYFEEVESTQTIAHRLAREGAPSGTVVLADHQQAGKGRLGRSWFSPKGTGLWMSLLIRPHIPLTSVPQLTLLTSVAVLRAVKQLVSIPLHIKWPNDVLCGQKKVAGILTELDAEADRVRYVIIGIGINVNQQEEEFPTELRTKATSLRIEAQKALSRKELAIAILQEWEKLYGLYEQSGFGPIKTLWEAHTCSLGQHIVARTPHGQVEGIARGITDEGVLLLEDGQGTMHKIYSADIETLS, from the coding sequence ATGATGAATGAAATTCGCAAACAACTTTTGCACGAGTTGTTGAAAAGCCGTGGATTTGTTTCTGGAGAGGAATTAAGCCAGAAACTCAGTGTTTCCCGTACGGCAATATGGAAACATATTGAGGAGCTGCGCAAAGAGGGATATCAGATTGAAGCGGTACGCAAACAGGGCTATCGGTTAGTTGCTGAGCCAAAAAGTTTATCACCGTCTTCAATTATATCCCATTTGCAGACAACATGGCTAGGGCAAAACCTTCATTATTTTGAGGAAGTGGAATCTACCCAGACCATTGCCCACCGCTTGGCCAGGGAAGGGGCTCCTTCGGGGACCGTTGTATTAGCTGACCACCAGCAGGCAGGTAAAGGCAGGCTGGGGCGGTCATGGTTTTCGCCAAAGGGAACAGGGTTATGGATGAGCCTGCTCATCCGTCCCCACATTCCCTTGACCTCGGTTCCCCAGCTCACGTTATTGACCTCTGTGGCTGTTCTGAGGGCTGTCAAACAGCTGGTCTCCATCCCCCTGCACATAAAGTGGCCCAATGACGTGTTATGCGGCCAAAAAAAAGTGGCAGGTATTTTGACCGAGTTAGACGCTGAAGCAGACCGGGTCCGTTATGTGATCATTGGTATCGGCATAAATGTAAACCAACAGGAGGAGGAGTTTCCCACCGAGCTAAGGACTAAAGCAACCTCATTACGGATCGAGGCTCAAAAAGCGCTCTCCCGTAAGGAACTGGCCATCGCCATACTTCAAGAATGGGAAAAATTGTATGGGTTGTATGAGCAAAGCGGATTTGGACCGATCAAAACTTTGTGGGAAGCCCATACCTGTTCCTTGGGGCAGCACATCGTAGCCAGAACACCTCATGGTCAAGTAGAAGGCATTGCCCGTGGCATTACTGATGAAGGGGTGTTGTTGCTGGAAGACGGACAGGGCACCATGCACAAAATTTATTCGGCAGATATCGAGACATTATCATGA
- the dapB gene encoding 4-hydroxy-tetrahydrodipicolinate reductase — MAIRVIVVGAKGKMGSETVKMIQKDDELQLVCGVDSKLNNVDVGEVIGIGPIGVPFVNDLERALLDFNPDVMVDFTTPQSVKQHAQLAIHHRVRPVIGTTGLTQADIEELQALADQHKIGGIIAPNFAIGAILMMKFAQMAARYMPEVEIIEMHHDQKLDAPSGTAIKTAEMIAEVREEHRQGHPEEKEELQGARGAFYQGFPIHSVRLPGLVAHQQVIFGSEGQTLTIRHDSINRTSFMPGVNMAIKKVVKLECLVYGLDKVMDE; from the coding sequence ATGGCTATCCGCGTGATTGTTGTAGGAGCAAAAGGAAAAATGGGATCTGAAACGGTGAAAATGATTCAAAAGGACGATGAGCTTCAATTAGTATGTGGTGTTGATTCTAAATTAAACAATGTTGACGTGGGAGAAGTGATCGGCATCGGTCCTATTGGTGTCCCCTTTGTCAACGATCTGGAGCGGGCCCTGCTTGATTTTAATCCCGATGTCATGGTTGACTTTACGACACCCCAGTCTGTAAAACAACATGCCCAGCTGGCCATTCACCACCGGGTCAGGCCTGTCATTGGCACGACAGGATTAACACAAGCGGATATTGAAGAGTTACAAGCATTGGCTGACCAACACAAAATAGGAGGTATCATTGCTCCCAACTTTGCCATCGGTGCGATTTTAATGATGAAATTTGCCCAAATGGCAGCCAGATACATGCCTGAAGTTGAAATTATTGAGATGCACCATGATCAAAAATTGGATGCCCCTTCTGGCACAGCGATTAAAACAGCAGAGATGATCGCTGAGGTGCGTGAAGAGCACAGACAGGGCCATCCGGAAGAGAAAGAGGAGCTGCAAGGGGCCCGTGGTGCTTTTTATCAAGGATTTCCCATACATAGTGTCCGTCTGCCCGGTTTAGTGGCCCATCAGCAAGTGATTTTTGGCAGCGAAGGGCAAACGCTGACCATCCGCCACGACTCCATCAACCGCACCTCCTTTATGCCTGGGGTAAACATGGCGATCAAAAAAGTGGTGAAATTGGAATGTTTGGTATATGGTTTAGATAAGGTGATGGATGAATAA
- the bshB1 gene encoding bacillithiol biosynthesis deacetylase BshB1 has product MGETVDMLCIGAHPDDVEIGMAGTIAKHVARGYKVGIIDLSLAELSSNGTVETRQMEAEQAAQVLGVKQRVNLKFPDRGLTDRETIIGSLVQLIRRWRPQVVFAPYDQDRHPDHNHTAQWIEEAVFTANIGKYQWDEERQAPHQVRQVYYYFINSVAKPDIVVDITDQMEIKKKALHAYRSQFEQAEGRVSTRLNTGFIGAIEGRERLFGSMINVPYAEGFMVKAPLALPQLIWPAETEADRSGS; this is encoded by the coding sequence GTGGGAGAAACGGTTGACATGCTTTGTATTGGCGCCCATCCCGATGATGTGGAGATTGGCATGGCCGGTACAATTGCCAAGCATGTGGCCCGGGGATATAAGGTGGGTATCATAGATCTTTCCTTGGCTGAGCTTTCTTCCAACGGGACCGTGGAGACCCGGCAGATGGAAGCCGAGCAGGCCGCCCAGGTTCTGGGGGTGAAACAGCGTGTCAATTTAAAATTTCCTGACCGCGGGTTGACGGATCGGGAGACCATTATTGGATCCCTTGTGCAGCTTATCCGCCGCTGGCGTCCCCAAGTCGTGTTTGCCCCTTATGATCAGGACCGCCATCCAGACCATAACCATACCGCACAATGGATTGAAGAAGCGGTCTTTACGGCCAATATTGGCAAATATCAGTGGGATGAAGAGAGACAAGCTCCCCACCAGGTTCGACAGGTCTATTATTATTTCATTAATAGTGTGGCCAAACCAGATATCGTGGTGGATATTACAGATCAGATGGAAATCAAGAAGAAAGCCTTGCACGCTTACCGGTCACAGTTTGAGCAGGCGGAGGGCCGTGTGTCCACAAGGTTAAATACAGGGTTTATCGGAGCTATTGAAGGAAGAGAGCGCCTCTTTGGCAGCATGATCAATGTCCCTTATGCAGAAGGGTTTATGGTTAAAGCTCCTCTTGCTTTACCCCAGTTGATCTGGCCGGCAGAAACGGAGGCTGACCGGAGTGGAAGCTAA
- a CDS encoding zinc metallopeptidase: protein MTMLIYFLLIIAIPILIQLYLRRTYAEHLRIAARSGLTGREVARRLLDANGLYNVRVEEVRGKLTDHYDPTTKTVRLSSDNYYGSSIASVSVAAHEVGHAIQDAEGYAFLRFRHALVPLATFGSNASFFFILLGIVLYSANLILLGIITMAFAVLFQIVTLPVEFNASSRALNQLVSLNVIGMNEEHAARKVLNAAALTYVAATVVAVLELVRFIMVYAGMNNE, encoded by the coding sequence ATGACAATGTTGATCTATTTTCTGCTGATCATTGCCATCCCCATTTTAATCCAGCTTTATTTGAGACGAACCTATGCAGAGCATCTGCGCATTGCTGCCCGGTCCGGCCTGACTGGCAGAGAAGTGGCCAGAAGACTTTTGGATGCCAACGGTTTGTATAATGTCAGAGTGGAGGAAGTCAGAGGAAAACTGACAGACCATTATGATCCGACGACCAAAACGGTCCGCCTTTCCAGTGACAACTATTATGGCTCTTCTATTGCCAGTGTGTCTGTAGCCGCCCACGAAGTTGGCCATGCTATTCAAGATGCTGAGGGCTACGCCTTTTTGCGCTTCAGACATGCGTTGGTGCCACTGGCTACTTTTGGTTCCAATGCGTCATTTTTCTTCATTTTGTTGGGCATTGTTCTGTATTCAGCTAACTTGATTCTGCTGGGGATTATCACCATGGCCTTTGCCGTGCTGTTTCAGATTGTTACCTTGCCCGTTGAATTTAATGCCAGCAGCCGGGCGTTAAACCAACTGGTCAGCCTTAATGTGATCGGCATGAATGAAGAGCATGCGGCCAGAAAAGTGCTCAATGCCGCAGCACTCACTTACGTTGCAGCAACCGTGGTTGCTGTACTGGAGTTGGTGCGTTTTATCATGGTTTATGCCGGTATGAACAACGAGTAA
- the bshA gene encoding N-acetyl-alpha-D-glucosaminyl L-malate synthase BshA, giving the protein MEANRPPFLKIGISCYPTLGGSGVVATELGKLLAERGHEIHFITAGVPFRLGKYYHNIYYHEVEVNQYDVFRYPPYDLTLASKMAQVASREKLDLLHVHYAVPHAVCAILARQMVKHPLKVVTTLHGTDITVLAYDETLKEMIRYGIEQSDLVTAVSDHLIAETYEVLNVSKDIYKVYNFVDHRQYERPANTLFKQQYAPQGEKLLVHISNFRPVKRVLDVAKIFQIVRTKIPAKLIFIGEGPDFTKVYHWLREHQLDPYVHFLGKLDDVAEILFQIDLMLLPSEKESFGLVALEAMACGVPVIASNAGGIPEVVEHGRTGLIYPIGDIEGMAEGAVTLLSRPDVYSRFSQAAVERARTLFAADNILEQYLSLYRMVLNR; this is encoded by the coding sequence GTGGAAGCTAATCGTCCCCCTTTTTTAAAAATCGGGATCAGCTGTTATCCCACCCTGGGCGGTTCAGGTGTTGTGGCCACAGAATTGGGAAAATTGCTGGCGGAACGGGGGCATGAAATTCATTTTATTACGGCTGGTGTACCTTTCCGTTTGGGAAAATATTATCATAATATTTACTATCATGAAGTTGAAGTCAACCAATATGATGTCTTCCGCTATCCCCCCTACGATCTAACACTGGCCAGTAAGATGGCTCAAGTGGCCAGCCGGGAAAAATTGGATTTACTTCATGTTCATTATGCAGTGCCCCATGCTGTCTGTGCCATTTTGGCCAGGCAAATGGTGAAACATCCCCTCAAAGTAGTGACCACCTTGCATGGCACGGATATCACTGTTTTGGCTTATGATGAAACATTAAAGGAGATGATCCGCTACGGGATCGAACAATCTGATTTGGTCACTGCTGTATCTGACCATTTAATCGCCGAAACGTATGAGGTTTTAAACGTCAGTAAAGATATATATAAGGTGTACAATTTCGTTGACCACAGGCAGTATGAACGCCCGGCCAACACCTTGTTCAAGCAGCAATATGCCCCCCAGGGAGAAAAGCTGCTTGTGCATATTTCGAATTTCCGGCCAGTCAAACGGGTCTTGGATGTAGCTAAAATTTTCCAGATTGTCCGCACCAAGATACCGGCCAAACTTATCTTTATCGGCGAAGGGCCGGATTTCACCAAAGTGTACCACTGGTTAAGGGAACACCAGCTGGATCCCTATGTTCATTTTTTGGGCAAACTGGATGACGTTGCTGAAATCTTGTTTCAAATCGATCTGATGCTGTTGCCATCTGAAAAAGAAAGTTTCGGACTTGTGGCCTTGGAAGCAATGGCTTGCGGAGTGCCAGTGATCGCCTCTAATGCGGGAGGCATACCTGAGGTGGTTGAACACGGACGGACAGGTTTGATCTATCCAATCGGGGATATTGAGGGGATGGCTGAAGGTGCTGTTACATTACTGAGTCGGCCAGATGTATACAGCCGCTTCTCCCAAGCGGCTGTGGAACGAGCCCGTACCCTGTTTGCGGCGGACAATATTTTGGAGCAATACTTGTCCCTGTACAGAATGGTCTTAAACAGGTGA
- a CDS encoding sporulation protein YpjB, whose translation MKRPVVFSCLTTKTLVLTWMFILVLNTGITYAERPNHSIDEQLEKWLAISRLADKAFHLVEENEYEQARETVLEISERLLHVQLGQYLQYVEQANILMETATQAKGALTQVRLDENQVYQQVLRMRLAINAVSHTEKPLWINFYPKLAKDIADLKQALTTQDRDQFYRHLTRLFNQYEFIRPAIAVSHPPQMYNQLDSLIVYLDRHSAELWQQKEQTAQLLDRLESQIRIAFFQESGEQSNFILLMVGMSVLIVSVLSYAGWKKYRGEQEAETVPWRGVSRV comes from the coding sequence ATGAAGAGACCAGTCGTGTTTAGCTGTCTGACAACTAAAACACTGGTTTTAACGTGGATGTTCATACTTGTGCTAAATACCGGCATTACCTATGCGGAGCGCCCTAACCATTCGATAGATGAACAGTTGGAGAAATGGCTGGCAATCAGCCGCTTGGCAGATAAAGCTTTTCATTTGGTTGAAGAAAATGAGTATGAACAAGCCCGGGAAACTGTGCTGGAAATTTCTGAACGGCTGTTACATGTGCAATTGGGACAGTACTTACAATATGTAGAACAGGCCAATATTTTAATGGAAACAGCAACCCAAGCCAAAGGGGCTTTAACTCAAGTAAGGTTGGACGAAAACCAGGTTTACCAGCAGGTTTTGCGCATGCGCCTGGCCATCAATGCCGTCAGTCATACTGAAAAACCTTTATGGATTAATTTTTATCCCAAGCTGGCTAAAGATATTGCTGATCTAAAGCAGGCGCTGACCACTCAGGACAGGGATCAGTTCTACCGCCATTTGACCCGCCTGTTCAATCAATACGAATTTATCCGTCCAGCCATCGCTGTCAGCCATCCTCCTCAGATGTATAACCAGCTTGATTCCCTTATTGTTTATCTTGACCGCCATTCAGCAGAACTGTGGCAGCAAAAAGAGCAAACGGCCCAACTGCTGGACAGGTTAGAAAGCCAGATTCGCATCGCCTTCTTCCAGGAATCTGGGGAGCAGAGCAACTTTATTCTGTTAATGGTAGGAATGTCGGTCCTGATTGTTAGTGTGTTAAGCTATGCGGGCTGGAAAAAATATCGGGGTGAGCAGGAGGCGGAAACCGTCCCTTGGCGTGGTGTGAGCAGGGTATAG
- the mgsA gene encoding methylglyoxal synthase, with protein MNIALIAHDKKKQDMVNFAIAYESVLNRHNLYATGTTGKLIMAHTDLNITRLLSGPLGGDQQIGALIAENKMDLVIFFRDPLTAQPHEPDIIALLRLCDVHQIPLATNMATAEIILRAMEAGYLDWRKL; from the coding sequence ATGAATATTGCCCTGATTGCCCATGACAAGAAGAAGCAAGACATGGTCAATTTTGCTATTGCCTATGAGTCAGTGCTAAACAGGCACAATCTGTATGCCACTGGGACGACGGGCAAGTTAATCATGGCTCATACAGATCTTAACATCACCCGCCTGTTATCTGGCCCTTTGGGAGGGGACCAGCAAATTGGGGCGCTTATTGCCGAAAACAAAATGGATTTGGTGATCTTTTTCCGGGATCCCTTAACGGCTCAGCCTCATGAGCCAGATATCATTGCATTATTGCGCCTGTGTGATGTGCACCAGATTCCGTTGGCGACGAATATGGCCACGGCCGAGATCATTTTACGGGCCATGGAAGCAGGTTATCTGGACTGGAGAAAGTTGTGA
- the qcrB gene encoding menaquinol-cytochrome c reductase cytochrome b subunit gives MLQKLYDWVDERVDITPMWRDLADHEVPEHVNPAHHFSAFIYCFGGLTFFITVIQILSGMFLTMYYVPDIVNAYESVKYLQNEVAYGQIVRGMHHWGASVVIVMMFLHTLRVFFTGSYKKPRELNWVVGVMIFGVMLGLGFTGYLLPWDMKAYFATAVGIEIASSVPLIGGMIETFLAGGDVLGAQTLARFFAIHVFFLPAALLALMGIHFILIRRQGISGPL, from the coding sequence ATGTTGCAGAAATTGTATGATTGGGTTGATGAACGGGTAGATATTACTCCGATGTGGCGGGATTTGGCCGATCACGAGGTTCCTGAACATGTGAACCCGGCACATCATTTCTCCGCGTTTATCTATTGTTTCGGAGGTTTAACCTTTTTCATCACCGTGATCCAAATCCTGTCCGGGATGTTTCTCACCATGTACTATGTTCCGGACATCGTCAATGCTTATGAATCAGTGAAGTATCTGCAAAATGAAGTTGCTTACGGGCAGATTGTGCGCGGCATGCACCACTGGGGAGCCAGTGTGGTTATTGTCATGATGTTTTTACATACCCTACGGGTGTTCTTTACTGGCTCATACAAAAAACCCCGCGAACTGAACTGGGTTGTCGGTGTGATGATCTTTGGCGTGATGCTGGGCCTTGGTTTTACCGGTTACCTTTTGCCTTGGGATATGAAAGCCTACTTTGCCACTGCGGTCGGAATTGAGATCGCTTCAAGTGTGCCGCTTATTGGCGGAATGATTGAAACCTTCTTGGCTGGCGGTGATGTTTTGGGTGCCCAAACACTGGCCCGTTTCTTTGCCATTCACGTTTTCTTCCTGCCTGCTGCTTTGCTGGCTTTAATGGGTATCCACTTCATCCTGATCCGCAGACAGGGAATTTCTGGACCACTATAA
- a CDS encoding CCA tRNA nucleotidyltransferase, with protein MKLMRTAKRILEKLESHGYEAYMVGGCVRDFLLKLPVQDIDICTSARPEQVMNMFERTVPTGLKHGTVTVVEAGIPFEVTTFRTEQGYSDYRRPDRVHFVDSLRQDLSRRDFTINAIAMDRFGRIYDYFDGQRDLKRKVIRTVGEPEDRFEEDALRMFRAVRFSGQLGFSVEPEVLNAIQNQRQLLEKVARERITQEFQKLMQAPFVEHGLRTLISSRIATDIPPFCYIQEGLNEASRYSMQGLTEPERWALLLCHVPGEHRMQFLRGLRLTKKFVKKVKRLLDILDSYESIVQAEQIPAYDLICLGEEDAVSLLKLNQLRFTQSLDINVGQQVKAVLKQLPIRHPQELCVNGKDLQTFLNRPPGPWIQKALNRLAKAVVEGKVANDPEAIRAYVMEDEHDE; from the coding sequence ATGAAGCTGATGAGGACGGCCAAACGGATACTGGAAAAACTTGAATCCCACGGTTATGAGGCTTATATGGTCGGCGGGTGTGTACGGGATTTCTTATTAAAACTTCCCGTACAGGATATTGATATTTGTACCTCAGCAAGACCAGAACAAGTGATGAACATGTTTGAAAGAACGGTACCCACCGGATTAAAGCACGGGACGGTCACTGTAGTTGAAGCAGGTATTCCGTTTGAAGTGACCACGTTCCGTACTGAGCAAGGCTACTCAGATTACCGCAGGCCGGACCGGGTTCACTTCGTGGATTCGTTGCGGCAAGACTTGAGCCGGCGTGATTTTACCATCAATGCCATAGCCATGGACCGCTTTGGACGCATATATGATTACTTCGACGGTCAACGCGATCTTAAGCGTAAAGTGATCCGAACAGTCGGTGAGCCTGAAGACCGTTTTGAGGAAGATGCCTTAAGGATGTTCAGAGCGGTCCGCTTCAGCGGGCAATTGGGCTTTAGTGTGGAACCGGAGGTATTAAATGCGATCCAAAACCAACGCCAATTACTGGAAAAAGTGGCCCGGGAGCGCATTACTCAGGAGTTCCAAAAATTAATGCAAGCGCCTTTTGTTGAGCACGGATTGCGCACCCTAATCAGCAGCCGGATTGCGACAGACATTCCGCCTTTTTGTTATATACAGGAAGGCCTTAACGAGGCATCCCGCTATTCTATGCAGGGTTTAACCGAGCCCGAACGCTGGGCACTGCTTCTGTGCCATGTGCCGGGTGAACACAGGATGCAGTTTTTGCGAGGCTTGCGTCTGACCAAAAAATTTGTAAAAAAGGTCAAGCGGCTCTTGGATATCTTGGACAGCTATGAAAGCATTGTCCAGGCGGAACAGATCCCTGCTTACGACCTGATTTGTTTGGGAGAAGAGGATGCAGTTTCATTGCTCAAGTTAAATCAATTAAGGTTTACCCAGTCTCTTGACATTAATGTGGGGCAACAAGTGAAAGCTGTTCTCAAGCAGCTGCCCATCCGTCATCCCCAGGAGCTGTGTGTGAACGGCAAAGATCTGCAGACATTTTTAAATCGTCCCCCAGGCCCCTGGATCCAAAAAGCGCTGAACCGGTTGGCCAAAGCAGTCGTAGAAGGAAAGGTGGCCAATGACCCTGAAGCAATCCGGGCTTACGTGATGGAGGATGAGCATGATGAATGA
- a CDS encoding YitT family protein produces MPLKLKNMAMIMLGAAIYAFGLNYFNIANQLVEGGFTGLTLLLNYLFGFSPAVMNLLLNIPLFLIGWKVLGSTAFIYTILGTVSLSLFLWLFKGFHLYLGEDLLLAALYAGVTAGVGLGIVFRYGGTTGGVDIIARLAKKYLGWSMGKTMFAFDVGVLTLSMIYLDHKLAMYTVIAVYIGARVIDFVQEVAYAGKAVMIISDSAPEIAQMIIQKLDRGATLLKGKGGYTGSQKEVLYCVISRNELFRLKNLIREIDPYAFVVVHDVRDVLGEGFTLDEQKKPLRDDV; encoded by the coding sequence ATGCCGCTAAAATTGAAAAATATGGCGATGATCATGCTAGGCGCGGCTATCTATGCTTTTGGCTTAAACTATTTTAACATTGCCAACCAGCTTGTGGAAGGCGGATTTACGGGACTGACCCTGCTGCTTAACTATTTGTTTGGCTTTAGCCCTGCTGTAATGAATCTGCTGCTTAATATTCCCCTCTTTCTGATTGGCTGGAAAGTGCTGGGTTCCACCGCTTTTATCTACACCATTTTAGGCACGGTTTCCCTGTCATTATTTTTGTGGCTGTTCAAAGGTTTTCATTTATACCTTGGTGAAGATTTGCTGCTTGCTGCCTTGTATGCCGGCGTCACAGCTGGAGTTGGCCTGGGCATTGTTTTTCGCTACGGAGGGACGACTGGCGGGGTAGACATTATTGCCCGCCTGGCCAAAAAATATTTGGGCTGGAGCATGGGTAAAACCATGTTCGCCTTTGATGTGGGTGTCCTTACCCTGTCCATGATCTATTTAGATCATAAATTGGCGATGTACACAGTCATCGCGGTCTATATTGGTGCCAGAGTGATCGATTTTGTCCAGGAAGTGGCCTACGCAGGTAAAGCAGTGATGATCATTTCGGACTCAGCCCCTGAAATAGCCCAAATGATCATACAAAAACTAGACAGGGGTGCAACCTTGTTAAAAGGAAAAGGGGGATATACTGGCAGCCAGAAAGAGGTGCTCTATTGCGTCATTAGCCGCAACGAGCTGTTCCGCCTGAAAAACCTGATTCGGGAGATTGACCCCTACGCTTTTGTCGTTGTTCATGATGTGCGGGATGTTCTGGGCGAAGGGTTTACCCTCGACGAACAAAAGAAGCCGTTAAGGGATGATGTGTAA
- a CDS encoding menaquinol-cytochrome c reductase cytochrome b/c subunit → MASNHDNHHKDVKYVEDSRILARRVPNIPKDYSEYPGKTEPFWPNFLLKEWMVGAVVLIGFLVLTVAHEPPLERLADPTDTGYAPVPDWYFLFLYQLLKYTYASGDYTVIGTVAIPGLAFAALLLAPWLDRSKERRPVKRPIATSIMLLVIASIFVLTYDAYKAHDWSQNEVYAWDSPYFDVEIDTSHPAYELYVQYTCINCHGENLEGGAVGVPLNLIGSELNKDEIKEVIINGQGSMPGGLVTDEEDLEALAEWLASLDGEDE, encoded by the coding sequence ATGGCGAGTAATCATGACAATCATCACAAAGATGTAAAATATGTGGAAGATTCACGTATCCTGGCCAGGCGTGTGCCGAACATTCCCAAGGACTACTCAGAGTATCCGGGCAAAACAGAGCCCTTCTGGCCTAACTTTCTGTTAAAAGAATGGATGGTTGGAGCAGTCGTTTTGATCGGCTTTCTTGTATTGACGGTGGCCCACGAACCGCCTTTGGAACGTCTTGCTGATCCGACCGATACCGGTTATGCACCGGTGCCAGACTGGTATTTCTTATTCTTGTATCAATTATTAAAGTATACCTATGCTTCAGGTGACTACACCGTTATTGGCACAGTTGCAATCCCAGGTCTGGCCTTTGCCGCCCTGTTGCTGGCGCCTTGGTTAGACCGTAGCAAGGAACGGCGGCCGGTTAAGCGTCCGATCGCCACTTCGATTATGCTGCTGGTTATCGCCTCGATATTTGTCTTAACTTATGATGCTTACAAGGCGCATGATTGGTCGCAAAATGAGGTTTATGCTTGGGACAGCCCCTATTTTGATGTGGAAATCGACACTAGCCATCCAGCCTATGAGTTATATGTCCAATATACATGTATCAATTGTCACGGGGAAAACCTGGAAGGTGGGGCTGTCGGCGTTCCCCTAAACTTAATTGGCAGTGAATTAAATAAAGATGAAATCAAGGAAGTTATTATTAACGGTCAAGGTTCCATGCCCGGCGGACTCGTGACTGATGAAGAGGATCTAGAGGCTTTGGCTGAATGGCTTGCTTCACTCGATGGTGAAGACGAATAA